In Aliarcobacter faecis, a genomic segment contains:
- a CDS encoding NUDIX hydrolase, whose product MNTSIEFIANFKTSLDPYNGITIEKEDLPKDIIEFEKNLQILIDEVKDKRNLIWIYIDIKNSDFIPISTKYGFTFHSCNKNYLLLVKVLKQNAIVPTLANHTLGVGAIVINSKKEILLIKENIRNEYYKLPGGHIDDAEMISQALSREVFEETGVVVEFEKIVSLGHFYPHQFHKSNLYVLCLAKPKSLKIDIKDKEEISEAIWLKLDEMFDRNDIHQYTKTIVKSAISQGGLEKNETSILSHLKNEFELFFVKEK is encoded by the coding sequence ATGAATACAAGTATAGAGTTTATAGCAAATTTTAAAACAAGCCTTGATCCATACAATGGAATAACTATAGAAAAAGAGGATTTACCAAAAGATATTATAGAGTTTGAAAAGAATTTACAAATTTTAATAGATGAAGTAAAAGATAAAAGAAACTTAATTTGGATATATATAGATATAAAAAACTCTGATTTTATTCCAATATCTACAAAATATGGTTTTACTTTTCACTCTTGCAATAAAAATTATCTACTTTTAGTAAAAGTTTTAAAACAAAATGCCATAGTTCCAACACTAGCAAACCATACTTTAGGAGTTGGAGCTATTGTAATAAATAGTAAAAAAGAGATTTTACTTATAAAAGAGAATATAAGAAATGAGTATTATAAACTTCCTGGTGGACATATTGATGATGCAGAGATGATTTCTCAGGCTTTAAGTAGAGAAGTTTTTGAAGAGACAGGAGTTGTTGTAGAGTTTGAAAAAATTGTCTCCTTAGGACATTTTTATCCACACCAATTTCATAAATCAAATTTATATGTTCTATGTCTAGCCAAACCAAAAAGTTTAAAAATTGATATAAAAGATAAAGAGGAGATAAGTGAAGCTATTTGGCTAAAACTAGATGAGATGTTTGATAGAAATGATATTCATCAATATACAAAAACTATCGTAAAATCAGCAATAAGTCAGGGTGGATTAGAAAAGAATGAAACTTCTATTTTAAGTCATCTTAAAAATGAATTTGAACTTTTTTTTGTAAAAGAAAAGTGA
- the trmD gene encoding tRNA (guanosine(37)-N1)-methyltransferase TrmD gives MKFTFVTLFPNLIEPYFKDSILKRAYESNLISYEFYNPRDFTTNKHKKVDESMIGGGAGMLLFCQPLFDCLDEIKRKNEDAYIVFPLAAAKPFRQNDAKRLANKKNIVFVSGRYEGIDERVIEKYANEVFSIGEYILTGGELPSLVMADSISRNVEKVLGNEASLEMESYENNLLEAPAFTKPEKFQNLSVIKEYLKGNHSKICDLKFQMSICKTKYYRPNKERR, from the coding sequence TTGAAATTTACATTTGTAACACTTTTCCCTAATTTAATAGAACCTTATTTTAAAGACTCTATATTAAAAAGAGCATATGAGTCAAATCTTATATCTTATGAATTTTATAATCCACGAGATTTTACAACTAATAAACATAAAAAAGTAGATGAGTCAATGATTGGTGGTGGAGCAGGAATGCTTCTATTTTGCCAACCACTTTTTGATTGTTTAGATGAGATTAAAAGAAAAAATGAAGATGCTTATATTGTTTTTCCTTTAGCTGCAGCCAAACCTTTTCGTCAAAATGATGCAAAAAGACTTGCAAATAAAAAAAATATTGTTTTTGTAAGTGGAAGATATGAAGGAATCGATGAAAGAGTTATTGAAAAATATGCTAATGAAGTTTTTAGTATTGGAGAGTATATTTTAACTGGTGGAGAGTTACCATCACTTGTTATGGCAGATTCAATCTCAAGAAATGTAGAAAAAGTTTTAGGAAATGAAGCTTCCCTGGAAATGGAAAGCTATGAAAATAATCTTTTAGAAGCTCCAGCTTTTACAAAACCTGAAAAATTCCAAAATTTAAGTGTCATTAAAGAATATTTAAAGGGAAACCATAGTAAAATTTGCGACTTAAAATTCCAGATGTCAATTTGCAAGACAAAATATTATAGACCGAATAAGGAAAGAAGATGA
- a CDS encoding F0F1 ATP synthase subunit A: MEGRLFTFLGTIGGHGQEWIILSHFVLVIGIIFLISRMATRKLQLVPTGSQNVMETFVGGIITMGSDTMGEKNARTYMPLIGSLALVIFVSNMIGVIPGFEAPTSNINFTLSLALIVFVYYNYLGIKKNGFVNYFKHFMGPMPILAPLMFPIEIISHISRIISLSFRLFGSIRGDDMFLMVLLMLVPWILPLPGFFLLTAFGFLQAFIFSILTYVYIAGSIMMEEEHH; the protein is encoded by the coding sequence ATGGAAGGAAGACTGTTTACATTCTTAGGAACTATTGGTGGTCACGGTCAAGAGTGGATAATTTTATCTCACTTTGTTTTAGTAATTGGAATTATTTTTCTAATTTCAAGAATGGCTACAAGAAAACTACAACTAGTTCCAACTGGAAGTCAAAATGTTATGGAAACATTTGTAGGTGGTATTATTACTATGGGTAGCGATACAATGGGTGAAAAAAATGCTAGAACTTATATGCCTTTAATTGGCTCTTTAGCTTTAGTTATTTTCGTAAGTAATATGATTGGGGTAATTCCAGGATTTGAAGCACCTACTTCAAATATTAACTTTACTCTATCTTTAGCTTTAATTGTATTTGTTTATTACAACTATTTAGGAATTAAGAAAAATGGTTTTGTAAACTATTTCAAACACTTTATGGGACCAATGCCAATACTTGCTCCTTTAATGTTCCCAATTGAAATTATTTCTCATATTTCAAGAATTATATCTTTATCTTTTAGATTATTTGGATCAATTAGAGGAGATGATATGTTCTTAATGGTTCTTTTAATGTTAGTTCCATGGATTTTACCATTACCAGGGTTTTTCCTATTAACAGCATTTGGTTTCTTACAAGCATTTATTTTTAGTATCCTAACATATGTTTATATTGCTGGATCTATTATGATGGAAGAAGAACATCATTAA
- the ilvA gene encoding threonine ammonia-lyase yields the protein MITLNNIKNARKRLENTVSKTPLMKAPFLSLEKNSQIFLKEDNLQITGSFKLRGAFNKVAMLDEAKRKAGVVAASAGNHAQGLAFAAQYFGCEATIFMPEATPLTKVLGVKSYGANVVLTGENFDEAYASAVKFTKENNKEFVHPFADDEVIAGQGTIALEVLEQIPEIEHLIVPIGGGGLIAGIAIAAKSINPNIKITGVVASGAKGMKESFEARLPIDSSSVRTIADGIAVRDVTPKLLDIILEYVDEIVEVSDNEISNAILFLLERHKLMVEGAGAVSVAAIMHDKVDIENKKVCAIVSGGNIDVTMLSLIIEKGLIKSHRKMNLIVTLMDKPGALMKLTEIFTKSAANIVQIDFDRNSLKLEFGEAHVTIALETKGEEHQELIRENLKQQGFRFKQI from the coding sequence ATGATTACACTAAACAATATAAAAAATGCTAGAAAAAGATTAGAAAACACTGTTTCAAAAACTCCACTTATGAAAGCTCCATTTCTAAGCCTTGAAAAGAACTCTCAAATTTTCTTAAAAGAGGATAACCTTCAAATAACAGGAAGCTTTAAATTAAGAGGTGCTTTTAATAAAGTGGCTATGTTAGATGAAGCTAAAAGAAAAGCTGGAGTTGTAGCTGCAAGTGCAGGAAATCATGCTCAAGGCTTAGCTTTTGCAGCACAATATTTTGGATGTGAAGCAACTATTTTTATGCCAGAAGCTACACCTCTTACAAAAGTTTTAGGAGTAAAATCTTATGGGGCAAATGTAGTTTTAACAGGTGAAAATTTTGATGAAGCCTATGCAAGTGCCGTAAAATTTACAAAAGAGAATAATAAAGAGTTTGTTCACCCTTTTGCTGATGATGAAGTAATAGCTGGTCAAGGAACAATAGCTTTAGAAGTTTTAGAACAAATTCCAGAGATTGAACACCTAATAGTGCCAATTGGTGGTGGTGGTTTAATAGCAGGTATTGCAATAGCAGCAAAATCTATAAATCCAAATATAAAAATAACGGGTGTTGTTGCAAGTGGTGCAAAAGGTATGAAAGAGAGTTTTGAAGCAAGACTTCCTATTGATTCAAGTAGTGTAAGAACTATTGCTGATGGGATTGCTGTAAGAGATGTTACTCCAAAACTTTTAGATATTATATTAGAGTATGTAGATGAAATAGTAGAAGTAAGTGATAATGAAATCTCAAATGCAATTTTATTTTTATTAGAACGACATAAACTTATGGTTGAAGGAGCTGGAGCAGTAAGTGTTGCAGCAATTATGCATGATAAAGTTGATATTGAAAATAAAAAAGTTTGTGCAATAGTTAGTGGCGGAAATATTGATGTTACAATGTTATCTTTAATAATTGAAAAAGGTTTAATTAAATCTCACAGAAAAATGAACTTAATAGTTACACTTATGGATAAACCAGGAGCTTTGATGAAGCTAACAGAGATTTTCACAAAAAGTGCAGCAAACATAGTTCAAATTGATTTTGATAGAAATTCACTTAAATTAGAGTTTGGAGAAGCTCATGTTACAATAGCTTTAGAAACAAAAGGTGAAGAACATCAAGAATTAATAAGAGAAAATTTGAAACAACAAGGCTTTAGATTTAAACAAATCTAA
- a CDS encoding RidA family protein, with the protein MKQIVSTQDAPSAIGPYNQATTFEKLVFTSGQIALDPKTMDIVSGGVQEQTKQVMENLKAVLEEAGSSFENVLKTTCYLSDMDNFVAFNEIYGQYFKVETAPARSTVAVKTLPKNVLVEVDVIAYKN; encoded by the coding sequence ATGAAACAAATTGTAAGTACACAAGATGCTCCTAGTGCAATTGGACCATATAATCAAGCAACAACTTTTGAAAAGTTAGTATTTACTTCAGGACAAATCGCACTTGACCCAAAAACTATGGATATAGTAAGTGGTGGAGTTCAAGAGCAAACAAAACAAGTTATGGAAAATCTAAAAGCTGTTTTAGAAGAAGCCGGAAGTTCTTTTGAAAATGTTTTAAAAACAACTTGTTATTTATCAGATATGGATAACTTTGTAGCTTTCAATGAAATCTATGGACAATATTTTAAAGTAGAAACTGCACCTGCAAGAAGTACAGTAGCAGTAAAAACTTTACCAAAAAATGTATTAGTTGAGGTAGATGTAATAGCATATAAAAACTAG
- a CDS encoding aminotransferase-like domain-containing protein, whose amino-acid sequence MKRSFIREILESIDEETISFAGGLPNSNLFPIQDLRNATLKILDNPKVYQYTISNGINELREQIAKRYTKEGFPTTKDNILITTGSQQAMYILAKFFENKEITIEEPSYLGAMNIFRLNNLKMDGVKLEDDGINIEGFEKSFKNSKLAYLIPDFQNPSATTYSEEKREEISKIVEKYDGVLIEDSPYSELFFEKKMAYISAKLPKNSFHLGSFSKTLVPSYRIGWIRADEQKIKSLMIIKESIDLHSSGFVQYILAEYLKDEAKYEKHLQSIRDDYKVKADYFSEQLNLIIPEFKHQKPKGGMFLYGSFKDKIDTFALIEKCLKKKVVYVPGNQFYIDKIPNSEIRFNYTHSSFEQIEKGIKLIKSCL is encoded by the coding sequence ATGAAACGATCATTTATAAGAGAAATTCTTGAATCAATAGATGAAGAGACTATCTCATTTGCGGGTGGACTTCCAAATTCAAATCTATTTCCAATACAAGATTTAAGAAATGCAACATTAAAAATATTGGACAATCCAAAAGTTTATCAATATACAATTAGTAATGGAATCAATGAATTAAGAGAACAAATTGCCAAAAGATATACAAAAGAGGGATTTCCTACAACAAAAGATAATATTTTAATTACAACAGGAAGCCAACAAGCTATGTATATTTTGGCTAAGTTTTTTGAAAATAAAGAGATAACTATTGAAGAACCATCGTATTTAGGAGCTATGAATATTTTTAGATTAAATAATCTAAAAATGGATGGTGTAAAACTAGAAGATGATGGAATAAATATAGAAGGGTTTGAGAAAAGTTTTAAAAATAGTAAATTAGCCTATTTAATTCCAGATTTTCAAAATCCAAGTGCTACAACTTATAGTGAAGAAAAAAGAGAAGAAATATCAAAAATAGTAGAGAAATATGATGGTGTTTTAATAGAAGATAGCCCTTATAGTGAGTTATTCTTTGAGAAAAAAATGGCATATATTAGTGCTAAATTACCAAAAAACTCTTTTCATTTAGGAAGTTTTTCAAAAACTTTAGTACCAAGTTATAGAATTGGTTGGATAAGAGCTGATGAACAAAAGATAAAATCATTGATGATTATAAAAGAGAGTATTGATTTACACTCTAGTGGTTTTGTACAATATATTTTGGCTGAGTATTTAAAAGATGAAGCAAAATATGAGAAACATCTACAATCAATAAGAGATGATTATAAAGTAAAAGCAGACTATTTTTCAGAACAATTAAATCTTATAATACCTGAATTCAAACACCAAAAACCAAAAGGTGGGATGTTTTTATATGGAAGTTTTAAAGATAAGATAGATACTTTTGCTCTTATAGAAAAGTGTTTAAAGAAAAAGGTTGTTTATGTTCCAGGAAATCAGTTTTATATAGATAAAATTCCAAATAGTGAGATAAGATTTAACTATACACATTCAAGCTTTGAACAGATAGAAAAAGGGATTAAACTTATAAAAAGTTGTTTATAA
- the metE gene encoding 5-methyltetrahydropteroyltriglutamate--homocysteine S-methyltransferase, with the protein MKKNYVIGFPRIGEKRELKKVLEDFWAKKVDFSEVKFVAENLRKRHWTYQKEAKIDFIASNDFSYYDNMLDTTILLGAIPQRFKNLKDEELYFAMARGNQDCVAMEMTKWFNTNYHYIVPEISKDTKFALNSKKVIEEYKEAKELEINTKINLIGAITYLGLSKSVDNSDVFAHISNVVEVYKELLLEISKLDDEVVVEFTEPLFVKDLDTKVLSLLKPVYDALTSVAPNIKIVVTTYFEHSNEATKILVNTPIWALGLDFIYGAKNLEALEFIKNSNKVLIAGVIDGRNIWKSNFEDKINLLNEITKVVPKENIIVGTSCSLLHVPFTLNYEEKLDSEIKSWLAFAVEKLKELSLVSKQFFGLKLSLEDIANIEKNAKENKERKVSTKIHNSAVQDEIKNLKVFERADKFQDRIKVQREFFKYEALATTTIGSFPQTPEIRENRKKYKANTISKEEYEAEIKKYIDDCVAFQDEIGLDVLVHGEPERNDMVEYFGELMNGFAFTQNAWVQSYGSRCVKPPLIYGDVSRPNPMTVEWIKYAQSKTKKVMKGMLTGPVTILNWSFVRDDIPRNEVTKQIALGINKEVDDLQNAGIKMIQVDEAAFKEGYPLRKENIKAYENWAVENFRLSVSCAKADTQIHTHMCYSEFNDIIKTIEAMDADVISIETARSGNRLLRIFKEVAYKQEIGPGIYDIHSPRVPSVDEMVAQIKALIEVLPKEQLWINPDCGLKTRKWPEVKESLKNLVEAVRIVKNS; encoded by the coding sequence ATGAAAAAAAATTATGTTATAGGTTTTCCACGAATTGGTGAAAAAAGAGAGTTAAAAAAAGTTTTAGAAGATTTTTGGGCAAAAAAAGTTGATTTTAGTGAAGTAAAATTTGTTGCAGAAAATTTAAGAAAAAGACATTGGACTTATCAAAAAGAAGCAAAAATAGATTTTATAGCTTCAAATGATTTCTCATATTATGACAATATGCTAGATACTACTATTCTTTTAGGTGCAATTCCACAAAGATTTAAAAACTTAAAAGATGAAGAGTTATATTTTGCAATGGCAAGAGGAAATCAAGATTGTGTTGCTATGGAGATGACAAAATGGTTTAATACAAACTATCATTATATTGTTCCAGAAATTTCAAAAGATACAAAATTTGCACTAAACTCTAAAAAAGTAATAGAAGAGTATAAAGAGGCAAAAGAGTTAGAGATAAATACAAAAATTAATTTAATTGGAGCAATTACATATTTAGGTTTATCAAAAAGTGTAGATAATAGTGATGTTTTTGCACATATTTCTAATGTAGTTGAAGTTTATAAGGAGCTATTATTAGAAATTTCTAAATTAGATGATGAAGTAGTTGTAGAGTTTACAGAGCCACTATTTGTAAAAGATTTAGATACAAAAGTTCTATCTTTATTAAAACCAGTTTATGATGCTTTAACTTCTGTTGCTCCAAATATTAAAATAGTTGTTACAACATATTTTGAACACTCTAATGAAGCAACAAAAATCTTAGTAAATACTCCAATTTGGGCATTAGGATTAGATTTTATTTATGGAGCTAAAAACCTTGAAGCATTAGAATTTATTAAAAATTCAAATAAAGTTTTAATTGCTGGAGTTATTGATGGAAGAAATATTTGGAAAAGTAATTTTGAAGATAAAATAAATCTTTTAAATGAAATAACAAAAGTAGTTCCAAAAGAAAATATCATTGTGGGAACTTCTTGTTCTCTTTTACATGTACCATTTACATTAAATTATGAAGAAAAACTAGATTCAGAAATAAAATCATGGTTAGCATTTGCAGTAGAAAAATTAAAAGAGTTATCACTTGTATCTAAACAGTTTTTTGGATTAAAATTATCTTTAGAAGATATTGCAAATATTGAGAAAAATGCAAAAGAGAATAAAGAGAGAAAAGTATCTACAAAAATCCATAATAGTGCGGTTCAAGATGAGATAAAAAATTTAAAAGTTTTTGAAAGAGCTGATAAATTTCAAGATAGAATAAAAGTTCAAAGAGAATTCTTTAAATATGAAGCTCTTGCAACTACTACTATTGGGTCATTCCCTCAAACTCCTGAAATTAGAGAGAATAGAAAAAAATATAAAGCAAATACTATTTCAAAAGAAGAGTATGAAGCAGAGATTAAAAAATATATTGATGATTGTGTAGCATTCCAAGATGAAATTGGTCTTGATGTTTTAGTTCACGGAGAGCCAGAAAGAAATGATATGGTTGAATATTTTGGTGAGCTAATGAACGGTTTTGCCTTTACTCAAAATGCGTGGGTACAATCTTATGGAAGTAGATGTGTAAAACCACCTTTAATTTATGGAGATGTTTCAAGACCAAATCCTATGACTGTTGAGTGGATAAAATATGCTCAAAGTAAAACAAAAAAAGTTATGAAAGGGATGCTAACAGGACCTGTAACTATTCTTAATTGGTCATTTGTAAGAGATGATATCCCTAGAAATGAAGTTACAAAACAGATAGCTTTAGGTATAAATAAAGAGGTAGATGATTTACAAAATGCTGGAATTAAAATGATTCAAGTTGATGAAGCTGCATTTAAAGAGGGTTATCCTTTAAGAAAAGAGAATATCAAAGCTTATGAAAACTGGGCAGTTGAAAACTTTAGACTTAGTGTTAGTTGTGCAAAAGCTGATACTCAAATTCATACTCATATGTGTTATAGTGAATTTAATGATATTATTAAAACTATTGAAGCTATGGATGCTGATGTTATCTCTATTGAGACTGCAAGAAGTGGAAATAGACTTTTAAGAATATTTAAAGAAGTAGCGTATAAACAAGAAATAGGACCTGGAATTTATGATATTCATAGTCCAAGAGTTCCAAGTGTTGATGAGATGGTAGCTCAAATTAAAGCTTTAATTGAAGTTTTACCAAAAGAGCAACTATGGATAAATCCAGATTGTGGTTTAAAAACTAGAAAATGGCCAGAAGTAAAAGAGAGCTTAAAAAATCTTGTTGAAGCTGTAAGAATAGTAAAAAATAGCTAA
- a CDS encoding DedA family protein, whose translation MLSEIINFIVQTVGDLGYIGIFIMMFIESSFIIPFPSEVVMIPAGYLVYKGEMSMLLVVISGILGSLAGALFNYYLAIKLGRKLLIKYGNYIFIKEETLEKIEKFFKEHGHISTFFGRLVPVIRQYISLPAGLARMNLAKFILYTTLGSGIWMIVLAYLGYFLGNNEELLKDYLHQIIIAILVAIVIFSYIYYKIYKNKRRDAKKNI comes from the coding sequence TTGTTATCAGAAATAATTAACTTTATTGTTCAAACTGTTGGAGATTTAGGTTATATTGGAATTTTTATAATGATGTTTATTGAAAGCTCATTTATTATTCCTTTTCCATCTGAAGTTGTGATGATACCAGCAGGATATTTAGTATATAAAGGTGAAATGAGTATGCTTTTAGTAGTAATATCAGGGATTTTAGGTTCACTTGCAGGGGCTTTATTTAACTACTATTTAGCAATTAAATTAGGAAGAAAACTTTTAATAAAATATGGTAATTATATTTTTATAAAAGAGGAAACTTTAGAAAAAATAGAAAAATTCTTTAAAGAGCATGGACATATTTCTACTTTTTTTGGAAGATTAGTTCCTGTTATAAGACAATATATCTCACTTCCAGCTGGGTTAGCACGAATGAACTTAGCAAAATTTATTTTATATACAACTTTAGGTTCAGGAATTTGGATGATAGTTTTAGCATATTTAGGTTATTTTTTAGGAAATAATGAAGAACTATTAAAAGATTATTTACACCAAATTATAATAGCAATTTTAGTTGCAATAGTTATTTTTAGTTATATCTATTATAAAATTTATAAAAATAAGAGAAGAGATGCTAAGAAAAATATTTGA
- the rplS gene encoding 50S ribosomal protein L19: MKNRYIASFEAAQIASKEVPAFRAGDTVRLGVEIKEGEKKRVQTFEGVVIGRSGNGVDATFTIRKLGANSVGVERIFPLYCESLKSFEVIRRGRVRRAKLNYLRELKGKAARIKELKR, encoded by the coding sequence ATGAAAAATAGATATATAGCAAGCTTTGAAGCAGCACAAATTGCTTCTAAAGAAGTTCCAGCTTTTAGAGCAGGAGATACAGTAAGACTTGGTGTTGAGATTAAAGAAGGTGAGAAAAAAAGAGTTCAAACTTTCGAAGGTGTTGTTATTGGAAGAAGCGGAAATGGTGTTGATGCTACTTTTACAATTAGAAAACTTGGAGCAAATAGTGTTGGTGTTGAGAGAATTTTCCCACTATACTGTGAATCTTTAAAATCTTTTGAAGTAATTAGAAGAGGAAGAGTAAGAAGAGCTAAACTTAACTATTTAAGAGAGTTAAAAGGTAAAGCTGCAAGAATTAAAGAGTTAAAAAGATAA
- a CDS encoding AraC family transcriptional regulator, whose product MKKITYEKRAKIANNVMNYIYKYIDTNINIDELSLELNISKFHLHRIFKEEFGKNIYESIKSIRLEKAANLLITNRFSTISDIATMIGYSSQTSFLRSFKQRFNMTPKEWKNGGYKEYSNKIVEKFSQDKEDIDFFNIEPIIVKMPELKGYYIRHKGYDKTIKQTWAKLQTWIYTNDIKEYKQMALYHNNPIITPLEECQYIAIAVLKDEENLKNLSLPNLIIPKGIYAKFNLSGKYGDVIKLIQWVYHSWLIRSGYETTTNPSYTIYNKNHFLSDDGEFILDFYLPIRYV is encoded by the coding sequence ATGAAAAAAATAACTTATGAAAAGCGAGCTAAAATAGCAAATAATGTTATGAACTATATTTATAAATATATTGATACAAATATAAATATAGATGAGTTAAGTTTAGAATTAAATATTAGCAAGTTTCATCTTCATCGTATTTTTAAAGAAGAGTTTGGAAAAAATATTTATGAAAGTATTAAATCTATAAGGCTTGAAAAAGCTGCAAATTTACTCATAACAAATAGATTTTCGACAATAAGTGATATTGCTACAATGATAGGATATAGCTCTCAAACTTCATTTTTAAGAAGCTTCAAACAAAGATTCAATATGACTCCAAAAGAGTGGAAAAATGGTGGTTATAAAGAGTATTCAAATAAAATAGTTGAGAAATTCTCACAAGATAAAGAAGATATAGATTTTTTTAATATTGAACCAATAATTGTAAAAATGCCAGAACTAAAAGGTTACTATATAAGACACAAAGGTTATGATAAAACTATAAAACAAACTTGGGCAAAACTTCAAACTTGGATTTATACAAATGATATAAAAGAGTATAAACAAATGGCTCTTTATCATAATAATCCAATTATCACACCCCTTGAAGAGTGCCAATATATAGCTATTGCTGTTTTAAAAGATGAAGAGAATTTAAAAAATTTATCTCTTCCTAATTTAATAATACCAAAAGGAATTTATGCAAAATTTAATTTAAGTGGGAAATATGGTGATGTTATAAAGTTAATTCAATGGGTTTATCATAGTTGGCTGATACGCAGTGGCTATGAAACAACTACAAATCCATCATATACTATTTATAATAAAAATCACTTTTTAAGTGATGATGGGGAATTTATTTTAGATTTTTATTTGCCAATTAGATATGTATAG